One part of the Bacillota bacterium genome encodes these proteins:
- a CDS encoding toxin-antitoxin system HicB family antitoxin: MNRTLEYYLRLPYRVVLHPAEEGGYAAEIPELPGCISQGETMEEALKNIEAAKASWLESAIEDGIEIPEPTAQDEYSGKLNIRMPKSLHRALAERAREERISLNQLIVYHLARGVGYRR, translated from the coding sequence ATGAATAGAACCCTCGAATACTATCTGAGACTGCCATATCGGGTAGTCCTGCATCCCGCAGAAGAAGGAGGCTACGCCGCTGAAATCCCGGAGCTACCCGGGTGCATAAGCCAGGGCGAGACCATGGAGGAAGCGCTCAAGAATATTGAAGCCGCGAAGGCGTCTTGGCTGGAGTCGGCCATTGAAGATGGCATCGAAATACCCGAACCGACCGCGCAGGATGAATACTCAGGCAAACTCAACATCCGGATGCCCAAATCCCTTCACCGTGCCCTGGCCGAGCGGGCTCGCGAAGAAAGGATCAGCCTGAATCAGCTCATCGTCTATCATCTTGCACGTGGCGTTGGATACCGCCGGTAG
- a CDS encoding helix-turn-helix transcriptional regulator gives MMATFAERLRSLRNSKGLTQEKLAEQIGVKRSTIAGYEAPSKEREPDFDAVSRLANYFGISTTYLLGYSNVTNPEASVGLYATQKD, from the coding sequence ATGATGGCGACCTTCGCAGAGCGGCTTCGGTCTTTACGCAACTCAAAAGGACTGACCCAGGAGAAGTTGGCCGAACAGATTGGCGTTAAGCGGTCAACAATCGCTGGTTACGAGGCTCCCAGCAAAGAACGCGAGCCGGACTTCGATGCTGTCTCAAGACTCGCCAATTACTTTGGCATCTCCACGACCTACCTCCTCGGCTACAGCAACGTCACGAACCCCGAAGCGTCAGTCGGTCTTTACGCAACTCAAAAGGACTGA
- a CDS encoding helix-turn-helix transcriptional regulator, whose amino-acid sequence MAEQIGVKRSTIAGYEAPSKEREPDFDAVSRLANYFGISTTYLLGYSNVTNPEASGCFRLCRQDPSRPHP is encoded by the coding sequence TTGGCCGAACAGATTGGCGTTAAGCGGTCAACAATCGCTGGTTACGAGGCTCCCAGCAAAGAACGCGAGCCGGACTTCGATGCTGTCTCAAGACTCGCCAATTACTTTGGCATCTCCACGACCTACCTCCTCGGCTACAGCAACGTCACGAACCCCGAAGCGTCAGGGTGTTTTCGTTTATGTAGGCAAGACCCGTCTCGTCCCCATCCTTAA